A window from Drosophila yakuba strain Tai18E2 chromosome 3L, Prin_Dyak_Tai18E2_2.1, whole genome shotgun sequence encodes these proteins:
- the LOC6534031 gene encoding liprin-beta-2 — protein sequence MATVAEGSKMLEAALQQMDGLISSTATQAGSVSISGAGSSLTFSERNLISATNVLSTAKTLALALQQVGLAAPAPDPVTAAIISDWLETHIPRQDSDERMRRLQRDKEGLALQYQMLAERVSEQADKIIELEGLITEKSQQLCTKEEQLQRQMISRSALETQKLELMSALSELKLHRTALEQANDGSSAISASIPYGSLSNINQKAFMGSPKTPPSALRHQIKPQFHSLPRSHGKLLNNNNNRALDVNANSSGKQRNVAFASNEHILIDDSHHQAEDAMTSSFMSQFTPSPKLRERSARGLRNILGKLRRSNSSNCELTALEQAEPEFRRGGARATAGGRIEWSAQTPLFGENEKHWTTWGAQEVCNWLAYMGLSCYEDNCRKWLKANPSVSFFTASPVDIERELNLKMPLHRKKILLAIDDLTGKEFDDLTLKASCLDVAWVLRWLDDIGLPQYKDYFMQAKIDGRMLHRLTLEDLSQLHVSSCLHIASLRAGILCMRRLSWNAEGLIRRSIKVVSDDEAAAIPDRDNVELWTAHRIMGWLQTIDLSEYTPNLRGAGVHGALMLYEPRFNADLLADLLSIPPSKSLLRRHLAMHFKELVGRPVILSKRDAESAPGYQPLNITAKLKPVKRTQFSLKRRKSSKGQSDVDWTEYVCPMNARVPETYLADAPKEHESSMSSN from the exons ATGGCGACTGTGGCGGAGGGCAGCAAAATGCTCGAGGCAGCCCTACAGCAAATGGACGGCCTGATATCGAGCACCGCGACGCAGGCGGGATCGGTATCTATATCCGGAGCAGGGTCTTCCCTGACGTTTAGCGAGCGAAACTTAATTTCGGCCACCAATGTTTTGTCAACAGCTAAGACTTTGGCTCTGGCCCTGCAACAG GTTGGACTGGCTGCTCCAGCCCCGGATCCTGTCACGGCGGCAATTATCAGCGACTGGCTGGAGACGCACATTCCCCGTCAGGATTCCGACGAGCGGATGCGTCGCCTGCAGCGGGATAAGGAGGGCTTAGCCCTGCAGTATCAGATGCTGGCGGAACGGGTGTCCGAGCAGGCGGACAAGATCATCGAGCTGGAGGGCCTTATAACGGAAAAGAGCCAGCAATTGTGCACCAAGGAAGAGCAGTTGCAGCGACAGATGATTTCTCGCTCCGCCCTCGAGACGCAGAAGCTGGAGCTAATGAGTGCCTTAAGTGAACTAAAGCTGCACCGCACAGCCTTAGAGCAGGCCAACGATGGAAGTAGCGCTATATCCGCCAGTATCCCCTACGGCAGCTTGAGCAATATAAACCAGAAGGCCTTCATGGGATCCCCCAAGACGCCGCCCTCTGCACTGCGCCATCAGATCAAGCCGCAGTTCCACAGCCTGCCACGATCGCATGGCAAGTTGCtgaacaacaataacaatcgTGCCTTAGACGTCAATgccaacagcagcggcaagCAGCGAAACGTGGCCTTCGCCTCGAACgaacatattttaattgatgACAGTCATCATCAAGCGGAGGATGCTATGACATCCAGCTTCATGTCGCAGTTCACACCCTCACCAAAGCTGAGGGAAAGATCTGCCCGCGGCTTGCGCAACATACTTGGCAAGCTGCGACgcagcaatagcagcaacTGCGAGCTGACCGCCTTGGAGCAAGCAGAGCCGGAGTTCCGACGAGGCGGAGCACGAGCTACCGCTGGCGGTCGAATTGAGTGGAGTGCCCAGACGCCATTGTTCGGTGAGAATGAAAAGCATTGGACCACGTGGGGAGCGCAGGAGGTGTGCAATTGGTTGGCATACATGGGTCTAAGCTGCTATGAGGACAATTGCAG AAAGTGGCTGAAGGCCAATCCATCTGTGTCGTTCTTCACCGCCTCGCCTGTCGACATCGAACGAGAGCTAAACCTTAAGATGCCACTTCACCGGAAGAAAATCTTGTTGGCCATCGATGACCTTACTGGGAAGGAATTTGATGACCTAACACTAAAGGCATCTTGCTTGGATGTGGCATGGGTTCTGCGCTGGCTGGATGACATTGGCTTGCCCCAGTATAAGGATTACTTTATGCAGGCCAAGATCGACGGTCGAATGCTACACCGCCTCACGCTCGAGGACCTGTCCCAATTGCACGTCAGCTCTTGTTTGCACATAGCCTCTTTGCGAGCGGGAATCTTATGCATGCGTCGTTTGTCGTGGAATGCGGAAGGTCTCATACGACGCTCCATTAAGGTGGTCAGTGATGATGAGGCCGCAGCTATTCCTGACAGGGACAATGTAGAGCTGTGGACAGCGCATCGCATAATGGGATGGCTGCAGACTATCGACCTGTCTGAGTACACGCCCAATCTGCGTGGTGCTGGTGTCCATGGGGCTCTGATGCTTTATGAGCCGCGCTTCAATGCGGACTTACTTGCCGACCTGCTGTCGATACCACCCAGCAAGTCCCTGCTGCGTCGTCACCTGGCCATGCACTTTAAGGAGCTAGTCGGTCGGCCAGTGATCTTGAGCAAGCGAGATGCCGAATCGGCACCCGGGTACCAACCGCTTAACATTACAGCCAAGCTGAAGCCGGTGAAACGCACTCAGTTTTCGTTAAAGCGTCGCAAGAGTTCCAAGGGCCAGAGTGACGTGGACTGGACGGAGTACGTGTGTCCCATGAATGCCAGGGTGCCGGAGACGTATCTTGCTGATGCGCCTAAGGAGCATGAGAGCTCAATGAGTTCGAACTAA
- the LOC6534030 gene encoding vacuolar protein-sorting-associated protein 36, which yields MNRFAYVEARLSPNESFVSRDNKVKIYDGDQKTDFEDGEVVLTTHRLFWGRPGEIARAAVTLCLPLSYVISVSEETTASNFFGRKTRIIMHLHPPTLDKGPGPLDTSRATHIKLSGKNGLSVEFHSALRETLNARVWEILLTSETIINGAASSPTSEPANDRLARIQKRTGIGGIERHLEAKAKATDENIALAFQDLSVLMAMAKDMVGVSKTISSKIREQKGEISDDETVRFKSYLMSLGIDDPVTRDNFTSNSAYFSSLARQICEMLLDPIEEQGGMMSLADVYCRVNRARGLELLSPEDLLHACEQLSGPIRLRSFPSGARVLQLESHDDALIAVDTLEKVEAAESLAVEELAKQLGISLLLAKERLLVAERLGKVCRDESVEGLRFYPNLLLGRD from the exons ATGAATCGCTTCGCTTATGTGGAGGCCCGTCTGAGTCCCAATGAATCCTTCGTCAGTCGCGACAACAAGGTGAAAATATACGATGGCGACCAAAAG ACGGACTTTGAAGACGGCGAAGTGGTGCTCACCACACACCGACTGTTTTGGGGTCGCCCTGGAGAGATTGCCCGGGCCGCCGTAACTCTTTGCCTGCCACTCAGCTATGTGATATCCGTCAGCGAGGAGACCACTGCCTCCAACTTCTTTGGCCGCAAGACCCGCATAATCATGCATCTGCATCCACCAACGTTGGACAAAGGACCCGGTCCACTGGACACCAGTCGCGCCACCCACATCAAGTTGTCCGGAAAGAATGGCCTAAGCGTCGAGTTCCACAGTGCCTTGCGGGAGACTCTGAACGCCCGTGTCTGGGAAATCCTCTTGACCAGCGAAACCATCATCAATGGCGCGGCTAGCAGTCCAACCTCGGAGCCTGCCAACGATAGGCTGGCACGCATTCAGAAGAGGACAGGCATTGGCGGCATCGAACGGCACTTGGAGGCAAAGGCCAAGGCCACGGATGAGAACATAGCTTTGGCCTTTCAGGATCTTAGTGTTCTGATGGCCATGGCCAAGGACATGGTGGGAGTGTCCAAGACAATTAGCAGCAAGATACGCGAGCAGAAGGGAGAAATATCCGACGATGAAACGGTGCGCTTCAAATCCTACCTCATGAGCCTGGGTATCGATGATCCCGTCACGCGGGACAACTTTACCAGCAATTCGGCGTACTTCAGTAGCCTGGCCCGCCAGATTTGCGAGATGCTGCTAGATCCTATCGAG GAGCAGGGTGGTATGATGTCCCTGGCTGACGTCTACTGTCGTGTGAACCGCGCTCGTGGACTGGAACTGCTTTCGCCTGAGGACTTGCTGCACGCCTGCGAACAGCTCAGTGGTCCTATACGCCTGCGCAGCTTTCCCAGTGGCGCTAGAGTGCTACAACTGGAGTCGCACGATGATGCCCTGATTGCCGTTGACACATTGGAGAAGGTGGAGGCTGCCGAGTCACTGGCTGTGGAGGAGCTGGCCAAACAGCTGGGAATCTCACTACTGCTGGCCAAGGAGCGCTTGCTAGTGGCCGAGCGTCTGGGCAAGGTGTGTCGCGACGAGTCCGTGGAGGGACTACGGTTCTATCCCAATCTGCTGCTGGGCCGGGACTAA
- the LOC6534032 gene encoding AF4/FMR2 family member 4 isoform X1, with the protein MRNSRQAIDRECHSLQLKAAEIRISMQELTRICDLNGNADRGELGPVAPATNNLDQLLPNIKLEHDPDLECWLPTPEHPQLRLDLNSTRLLLQGSDDPLISHGATNDAHDEDHPFKTLLARKSAGHETPHNGTCSPLTKQQLKANLLMGSRKTNRQPAQEQPPTAPPQKTARPVHSQGQSRSRRRGDAGAMKLRFHHQALPAEYAAHYEATQGRQPPRPALPPPPPPPSQAHENVRSWLRKIAEIQRSAERQQQKQSSTPRAGAPTSRSSPIAATSAVPAKGPEVPTASKRNSLKYADLPYMGEITLDNYKPRRGRKPKKADICHLIYKNYGTIVPASVPAMPVSAAPPASTSTIAVPPEEPLNLCLRDQSGDRFSISSGDSEKPRTTPTTTTATTDCGSSSHRTTPLSTVKPLTLELAGSEEQPLTAAKLLLQPVGLYYQQLVESCSLGGLPVPLETIEKDNQLSLKIPIPSGFFANETTPLAMRKRKRSAIFIPPMPAEHSSSPSNEVSICKFKFTGGAKPTLQEKKMLSVDAEGNYRYYNGTGDKTMRGYEFISRDQQQQLQQHHQPGQGQEKLYVDIPAPSTDLSPELLHISPESPTSTLILPSSNHLVTAVAPHSPASQCSSSQSPMPGAVCPGHTQSKSSSESERKRRSSRRSKQREKLEKTFKEKGFLIQTQQLQSAEGATYCKFRQLKKFTRYLFRNWKDHIPESDLAKHQSASREDRLSGLETQTANQTT; encoded by the coding sequence CCGAAATCAGGATCAGCATGCAGGAACTTACAAGGATCTGCGACCTTAACGGAAACGCAGATAGGGGAGAGCTGGGTCCAGTAGCCCCGGCTACCAACAATCTGGACCAGCTGCTACCCAACATAAAGCTGGAGCACGATCCCGACCTGGAGTGCTGGCTGCCCACGCCCGAGCACCCACAACTGCGTCTGGATCTGAACAGCAcacggctgctgctgcagggcTCCGACGACCCACTGATCTCGCATGGAGCCACCAACGATGCCCACGACGAGGACCATCCCTTCAAGACGCTACTGGCCCGCAAAAGTGCCGGCCACGAAACCCCACACAATGGCACCTGCAGTCCGCTGACcaagcagcagctgaaggCCAATCTGCTGATGGGCAGCCGGAAGACGAACAGGCAGCCGGCGCAGGAGCAGCCACCCACAGCACCACCACAAAAGACAGCTAGGCCAGTGCACAGCCAGGGCCAAAGCCGATCACGAAGGCGCGGCGATGCGGGCGCCATGAAGCTTCGCTTCCATCACCAAGCTCTGCCCGCGGAGTATGCCGCGCATTACGAGGCCACACAGGGTCGCCAGCCACCAAGACCAGCGCTACCGccgccacctcctccgccgAGTCAGGCGCACGAGAACGTGCGCAGTTGGCTGCGGAAGATAGCCGAGATCCAGCGCAGTGCCGagcgccagcagcagaagcagtcGTCCACTCCTCGAGCTGGAGCACCAACCTCGCGTTCCTCCCCCATCGCAGCGACGTCAGCGGTGCCGGCCAAAGGTCCCGAGGTACCCACCGCCTCCAAGCGGAACTCCTTAAAGTACGCCGATCTGCCTTACATGGGTGAGATTACGCTGGATAACTACAAGCCACGTCGTGGTCGAAAGCCCAAGAAGGCGGACATCTGCCACCTGATCTACAAAAACTACGGCACCATTGTTCCAGCATCTGTGCCTGCGATGCCGGTCAGTGCTGCTCCGCCGGCGTCCACCTCCACGATTGCGGTGCCACCCGAGGAGCCGCTGAATCTCTGCCTGCGTGACCAGAGCGGCGATCGCTTCTCCATCTCCAGCGGCGACAGTGAGAAGCCGAGGACTACACCAACTACGACCACTGCGACGACGGATTGCGGCAGCTCCTCCCATCGGACCACACCACTTAGTACGGTGAAACCATTGACCTTGGAGCTGGCAGGCAGCGAGGAACAGCCCCTGACAGCAGCCAAGTTGCTCCTCCAGCCAGTCGGGCTGTACTACCAGCAGCTGGTGGAGTCCTGCAGCCTGGGAGGGTTGCCCGTGCCCTTGGAGACCATCGAGAAGGACAACCAGCTATCCCTCAAGATTCCGATACCAAGCGGCTTCTTTGCCAATGAGACTACGCCCCTGGCCATGCGGAAGAGAAAGCGGTCAGCCATCTTCATCCCGCCCATGCCCGCCGAGCACTCGTCGAGTCCCTCGAACGAGGTGAGCATCTGCAAGTTTAAGTTCACCGGCGGTGCCAAGCCCACGCTGCAGGAGAAGAAGATGCTCTCGGTGGACGCGGAGGGCAATTACCGGTACTACAACGGCACCGGAGACAAGACCATGCGAGGCTACGAGTTCATCTCCCGggatcagcagcaacagctgcagcagcaccaccagccgGGGCAGGGTCAGGAGAAGCTCTATGTGGATATTCCAGCCCCATCGACGGACCTCAGTCCAGAGTTGCTGCACATATCGCCGGAGTCGCCCACCTCAACGCTGATCCTGCCCAGCAGTAACCATCTGGTGACTGCCGTAGCGCCACATAGTCCAGCCTCTCAGTGCTCCAGCTCCCAAAGTCCCATGCCCGGAGCTGTGTGCCCCGGACACACGCAAAGCAAGTCCTCCTCAGAGAGCGAACGTAAACGAAGATCTTCGAGGCGATCGAAGCAGCGCGAGAAGCTGGAGAAAACCTTCAAGGAGAAAGGCTTTCTCATCCAAACCCAGCAGCTTCAATCCGCCGAAGGGGCTACCTATTGCAAATTCAGACAACTAAAGAAGTTCACGCGTTACCTTTTCCGCAACTGGAAGGATCACATACCCGAGAGCGATCTGGCCAAGCACCAGAGCGCTTCTCGGGAGGATAGGCTCTCGGGTCTGGAAACCCAAACCGCCAACCAGACGACATAG
- the LOC6534032 gene encoding AF4/FMR2 family member 4 isoform X2, with translation MQELTRICDLNGNADRGELGPVAPATNNLDQLLPNIKLEHDPDLECWLPTPEHPQLRLDLNSTRLLLQGSDDPLISHGATNDAHDEDHPFKTLLARKSAGHETPHNGTCSPLTKQQLKANLLMGSRKTNRQPAQEQPPTAPPQKTARPVHSQGQSRSRRRGDAGAMKLRFHHQALPAEYAAHYEATQGRQPPRPALPPPPPPPSQAHENVRSWLRKIAEIQRSAERQQQKQSSTPRAGAPTSRSSPIAATSAVPAKGPEVPTASKRNSLKYADLPYMGEITLDNYKPRRGRKPKKADICHLIYKNYGTIVPASVPAMPVSAAPPASTSTIAVPPEEPLNLCLRDQSGDRFSISSGDSEKPRTTPTTTTATTDCGSSSHRTTPLSTVKPLTLELAGSEEQPLTAAKLLLQPVGLYYQQLVESCSLGGLPVPLETIEKDNQLSLKIPIPSGFFANETTPLAMRKRKRSAIFIPPMPAEHSSSPSNEVSICKFKFTGGAKPTLQEKKMLSVDAEGNYRYYNGTGDKTMRGYEFISRDQQQQLQQHHQPGQGQEKLYVDIPAPSTDLSPELLHISPESPTSTLILPSSNHLVTAVAPHSPASQCSSSQSPMPGAVCPGHTQSKSSSESERKRRSSRRSKQREKLEKTFKEKGFLIQTQQLQSAEGATYCKFRQLKKFTRYLFRNWKDHIPESDLAKHQSASREDRLSGLETQTANQTT, from the coding sequence ATGCAGGAACTTACAAGGATCTGCGACCTTAACGGAAACGCAGATAGGGGAGAGCTGGGTCCAGTAGCCCCGGCTACCAACAATCTGGACCAGCTGCTACCCAACATAAAGCTGGAGCACGATCCCGACCTGGAGTGCTGGCTGCCCACGCCCGAGCACCCACAACTGCGTCTGGATCTGAACAGCAcacggctgctgctgcagggcTCCGACGACCCACTGATCTCGCATGGAGCCACCAACGATGCCCACGACGAGGACCATCCCTTCAAGACGCTACTGGCCCGCAAAAGTGCCGGCCACGAAACCCCACACAATGGCACCTGCAGTCCGCTGACcaagcagcagctgaaggCCAATCTGCTGATGGGCAGCCGGAAGACGAACAGGCAGCCGGCGCAGGAGCAGCCACCCACAGCACCACCACAAAAGACAGCTAGGCCAGTGCACAGCCAGGGCCAAAGCCGATCACGAAGGCGCGGCGATGCGGGCGCCATGAAGCTTCGCTTCCATCACCAAGCTCTGCCCGCGGAGTATGCCGCGCATTACGAGGCCACACAGGGTCGCCAGCCACCAAGACCAGCGCTACCGccgccacctcctccgccgAGTCAGGCGCACGAGAACGTGCGCAGTTGGCTGCGGAAGATAGCCGAGATCCAGCGCAGTGCCGagcgccagcagcagaagcagtcGTCCACTCCTCGAGCTGGAGCACCAACCTCGCGTTCCTCCCCCATCGCAGCGACGTCAGCGGTGCCGGCCAAAGGTCCCGAGGTACCCACCGCCTCCAAGCGGAACTCCTTAAAGTACGCCGATCTGCCTTACATGGGTGAGATTACGCTGGATAACTACAAGCCACGTCGTGGTCGAAAGCCCAAGAAGGCGGACATCTGCCACCTGATCTACAAAAACTACGGCACCATTGTTCCAGCATCTGTGCCTGCGATGCCGGTCAGTGCTGCTCCGCCGGCGTCCACCTCCACGATTGCGGTGCCACCCGAGGAGCCGCTGAATCTCTGCCTGCGTGACCAGAGCGGCGATCGCTTCTCCATCTCCAGCGGCGACAGTGAGAAGCCGAGGACTACACCAACTACGACCACTGCGACGACGGATTGCGGCAGCTCCTCCCATCGGACCACACCACTTAGTACGGTGAAACCATTGACCTTGGAGCTGGCAGGCAGCGAGGAACAGCCCCTGACAGCAGCCAAGTTGCTCCTCCAGCCAGTCGGGCTGTACTACCAGCAGCTGGTGGAGTCCTGCAGCCTGGGAGGGTTGCCCGTGCCCTTGGAGACCATCGAGAAGGACAACCAGCTATCCCTCAAGATTCCGATACCAAGCGGCTTCTTTGCCAATGAGACTACGCCCCTGGCCATGCGGAAGAGAAAGCGGTCAGCCATCTTCATCCCGCCCATGCCCGCCGAGCACTCGTCGAGTCCCTCGAACGAGGTGAGCATCTGCAAGTTTAAGTTCACCGGCGGTGCCAAGCCCACGCTGCAGGAGAAGAAGATGCTCTCGGTGGACGCGGAGGGCAATTACCGGTACTACAACGGCACCGGAGACAAGACCATGCGAGGCTACGAGTTCATCTCCCGggatcagcagcaacagctgcagcagcaccaccagccgGGGCAGGGTCAGGAGAAGCTCTATGTGGATATTCCAGCCCCATCGACGGACCTCAGTCCAGAGTTGCTGCACATATCGCCGGAGTCGCCCACCTCAACGCTGATCCTGCCCAGCAGTAACCATCTGGTGACTGCCGTAGCGCCACATAGTCCAGCCTCTCAGTGCTCCAGCTCCCAAAGTCCCATGCCCGGAGCTGTGTGCCCCGGACACACGCAAAGCAAGTCCTCCTCAGAGAGCGAACGTAAACGAAGATCTTCGAGGCGATCGAAGCAGCGCGAGAAGCTGGAGAAAACCTTCAAGGAGAAAGGCTTTCTCATCCAAACCCAGCAGCTTCAATCCGCCGAAGGGGCTACCTATTGCAAATTCAGACAACTAAAGAAGTTCACGCGTTACCTTTTCCGCAACTGGAAGGATCACATACCCGAGAGCGATCTGGCCAAGCACCAGAGCGCTTCTCGGGAGGATAGGCTCTCGGGTCTGGAAACCCAAACCGCCAACCAGACGACATAG